The Alosa sapidissima isolate fAloSap1 chromosome 8, fAloSap1.pri, whole genome shotgun sequence genome segment TCTAAGAAACAAGAGGCTATTACAATGCAGATATAGCGTTTTATATGTAGtacacacaataaacaaacaatagaACGGTCATCTAACTCATAGGACTCAAGACGCAGGCAAAGTCATCGGCTCAATGCTCGTGTGTCAGGGATAGGTTAATGGTTCAACATTTGGCTGGCAGCCACATACCTGACCTCCCTTGAGCTTCACGTGTGGTAGTtggcactgctgtgtgtgtgtgtgtgtgtgtgtgtgtgtgtgcgtgtgcatgtgcatgtgcgtatggacctctgtctgtgtgtgtgtgtgtgtgtgtgtgtgtgtgtgtgcatgtgcgtgcgtgtatgtgcgtgtgtgtgtgtgtgcatgtgcatgtgcgtatggacctctgtctgtgtgtgtgtgtgtgtgtgtgtgtgtgtgtgtgtgcgtgcatgtgcgtgcgtgtgtgtgtgcatgtgcttgtgtgtgcatgttcatgcATGTGCGTGCAGCATCTTGTGTTcattcatcattatcatcaccacCAGTACTGTCATCTCTAGTACTGTCATCTCTACCATATCTGTCCAAAACAGCTCCCATAAATAATTTAATATGCATAACATGTTAAGCACGTTGCTCTTCTTCAGACTGCTCCAGCTGTTTTGGTGTGCGAGTCTCTTAGAGAATGTTGTCAGCCATGGCTGCACAATTATATTTTTCACATGCCTGAATATGTGATGTAGGCTGAACAAAGGCAGCATGGTTTTAGAAGATCAGTTGGTCCTGCAGGCCTCAGGCAGAGGCACCCTCGTCCCTCTCCAGTCCAGCATGTTCCACTCCGCTGTTTACTAAGTCAAGAGGCCAGTGCCGCACATTTTTAACCTATTCAGTAATAATCCTttgacctctcctctctcatttaGTTGTTACCTACTACCTTGAGCACTTTCCACACCTCTTCACTACAGACTTAAAAAGCTCACAGCCCCTCAGAACGTTGTTAAAAAAAGCCCCCTGTTGCCACGGAAATGACAAGTGGAAACACACAGTTCTCAGAGTGTGGCAAGCTTTTACTGCTTCCCCTCTTGTCTAGTCTGCTTGCTGTTCCCTGAGGGAGGAGACGTGAATGAGCCCAAATACAGACCAGACTCtgcatctgcacagtgcagacTGATGGCTTTGCCAAAAGCCGAGCGTTTAGAACCCTGACTCCTACACAAGCCAAGGGTCCACCTTGACTATGGAGCCGAGAGACACTACTTTGAACTCTCAGATGAGGGCTGCCATGTTGTTACCATTATCCATCCTGTAGAGCTTAATATTTTATTCAACTTTTTTTGCTTACaagttattgtgatgaaaaggAACCTAGGACTAGGAGTTATTTTCTTGTAACAGAGCATCCGAAAGCACATGATAGTCCAGTATTCACAAGGGATCCTTTCAGAATAGCAGGATGTTTGTGTCATGTATAGAATGTCATAGAGAGCTAAGAGTTgtgtttctgtaaaacaaaagttATGACTATACTTTACAATTGGCCTGTTGAACTCATTCTACCTTCCAACAGCTGGCCAGGTGCAATACATTCTGGAACAAAGGTGGTGGCTCCAATCAACCATTCCTCTGTCCCGGCCACAGCTCCTCCTCGGGCCACAGTGCCTGGCTCATTCTATGCTAGAGGTAAGAGCGGACCCAACAAAACAATTTGAGTGAAATGTGGCACCACAACACTATCACTATCTATACCCTTATCCATGGAAGTCTGAGTATGTTTAAGCAACCATTCTAGCATCAGTTGCAGCTCTGATCTTTCCttttgtgtttatctgtgttttaCTTATCCACTGAGGTTTGAgatagaaaagtgtgtgtgtgtgtgtgtgtgtgtgtgtgtgtgtgtgtgtgtgtgtgtgcgtgtgcgtgtgtgtgtgcgtgtgcgtgtgtgcgtgtgcgtgtgactgCTGCTCTTAAGTCTGAATGTTACCCCGTTTGATATCAGGACACATCCAACAGACACATTCCAGGAAATGTGTTGTTTTGCCTGGGCTTCTGTCTACTCGGTGGTCAAAAAGTGTTTTTAAACTGAAACATTGAGGTTTGACTTCTGCGTTTTTGGGTCGAGCTTAGACTTGTGagtaggaggagagaggaagctgGCAAAAAATAAGGTCCGACGGAGGAAGTCTTGATTATAGATCAACTCTATCCAATTGTTTTTCTTGGAGATTAGTCCATGGAGAGCTGGCCTGAGAATGCAGCCACTGTTAATGTACAGTAACATGTGCTGGGACAGACCAAGTGAGCATTTGACTTCTCAGCTACTTGAATGACAACTGTTAACACAAGACCTTTCCAAAAGTAATAATACGTACAGTGTTACTTAAGATCAACTTATGTGGTTTATGCGCAGAATGGAGTGCGATGGATGGATGTAAGACATGAAACTTTTCCCATCTAATTAGTCCTCTGCACAGTCATGATGGTTATAATATACTTAACTGCTGATTTGCTAGAACAGCGgtatgctgaaaaaaacagagaTATACGTTGTCTGCACAGCACAGACAACACAGCATGTGTAGCAAATAACTGCATGCAAAAAGTGCTATATCATGCTTCATCATAAGCTATTACAGAAACAGAGCCCCTTTAAAACTTGACACTCTCCCCTCATTTTCTTTTATAATGACTTACAGGCAGAGTCAGTCCGGCACCAGAAGCCATGGACTTCCCaccaaagagagaagagaagaaggtaAACATGTAACATAGACATTACATTTCCTTTCTCAAAAACTGTAAAATGAGTTGTCCGTCATTTGTTGATACACTgcatctgctctgctctgctcagcAAACATTCATATTCGTATTTATTatagtggtggttagtgaggctCCCTCTTCACtgtgaagtgctttgagtgtCGAGagaagcgctatataaatgtaacatgccgttgttatttctctgtgtttgtgtagatgAAGGCGGGCCGGGCCAAGTTCAACTTCCAAGCGCAGTCACCCAAGTAAGTAGTGAATAATCCCTGGCAGATCAGCCCATGGACCATTTCCTCTCTCacaggttgttttttttattacaatgcCACAATCAGGAAGCACAGAGCAGAGGGGGAAGGGGAGGATAGAGGTGCATACTAACCGTAATTATTTAACACGTAAGACTCTGAAAAGGCTCCTGCTCAGCTCTGGTTTCAGAGGGAACAGAAGTAGATGCAAAACTCAACAAAGAGAATCTATTGAACGTTGTGGTCCAAATTCCAGTGTTGGATCAGAATTCGTCACAGTCCTTGAAAAGGAAAAGGTGTCATTGGTTTTATCTTTCCTGGTTCATCAAGGTGCATGGAACACATTGTGAACAAAACATGATTGAAGGCAGTACAGAAATACTTGTTGTTTTTGCTGTATATCTTCTCATTTGTTTTGTGGTGAAGctattgttttttccccccaattACTCTTGTGCTGCGTGACCTTTTAGGATATTTTGGGTGGACTAAGCAGGAAATGAGTTGTGCCAGGAAGTtgtgtgagatgagatgaatttttttgtctctctctctctctctcttttttttcggTCTGCCTCCAAAGTCTCATCTCATTTCCTTTGCCCTGCTCTCTACTCCACAGAGAACTGCCGCTGCAGAAAGGTGATGTGGTGTACATCCACAGGCAGGTGGACGCCAACTGGTACGAAGGGGAGCATCATGGCAGAGCCGGCATCTTTCCCACCAGCTACGTGGAGGTGGGTCCTCCCTCGCCAAAGAAAGCGCTGACCTGCTATCTGACCTGCTATCTGACCTGCTCTCACGCCTTGTGTCCACTTTCTTTTCGTTTCGTTCTTTTCCTGGAGCATTGAGTTGTTCCCTCAACAACCTCACCCTTCCTTCCTCTGCTCCCTTCCACCCTAGATTATCCCTCCCTCTGAGAAGCCTACTCCCATCAAATCCCCCACCGTTCAGGTGCTGGAGTATGGGGAAGCCGTGGCCTTGTACAACTTCACCGCCGACCTGCCTGTCGAGCTGTCTTTCAAGAAGGTAACCGTTGCAATATCCTGTCATTTATAAATGTGTTTAGGAACTACTGTCACTTATATTGGTGCTTACGGAACACGCTGCATGGGTGTGTGAATTTGTTTGACCAGATAATGACTGAGTTGGACGTTTTTGACAGGAAGGTGGTTTTAAGATGGCTTTAAGATGACAGTTTCATTAATCTGCTGCATCCTTCATGTCTTAACTCATGTCGCGTCTGCATGCACATGTAAACATTGCATAACATTCCCATTCCTAGACAACTTTGAACATGCTCTGTGACAATCAGTAATGTGAGAACTAATAGTGATCCCTCTACTCTTTGTAAGGGGGAGGTCATCTGTGTGACCAGGCAAGTGGATGACCAATGGCTGGAAGGTCGGATCCCGGGCACCTCCCGAAGTGGCATCTTCCCCTTGAACTACGTCCAGGTCAACAAAATGCCCCGCACCAAAACTAGTGATGAGTTCCCCACCTCGCCTGCGTCACCCACGTTCCCCGAGCCGCGGAGCCCCGGGCGTCCGCTTCACTCCCCGTGCCCGCGGTCACCCCTGTCCCCCTCACCCTTCACCCTCGACTCACAGCTCTCACCCCACAAGCCGTCCTCACCCTCCCCGCATGGCGCCGCATCCACCCAATCACGCTCGCCACTCTCGCCCACTCAGACAGCAAATGCAAAGCAGGCAGCCAATCACTGGCCCCATGCATCACCCGGGTCCGCCTCACCCACGTTACTGAACTCCCACTGGAGTGGCACGCCGCCTACAGCTCACAGCCcagtggatagagaagtgaggtCACCACTGTCAACATCCAATCACATGCCATCATCTCCTCAGGGTCCAGGACTGAACGTCGGTAACAAGCCTGGATATTCAACACAGGTTTGCACCTTGAATATTTGACTTTTGAGTCTTAATTTGACTTAAATGTATTAAAACTGCCCTACCACATAGTCAAAGGCATGATTAtactgatatactgtatgttaagtATTTTAAACAAATAATGTGTCACCATATAGAATTGCACTAGAATGTTTTTTGATATTAACTAGtttattgtcattttttttgCAGCCAAATTCCCATAAAATTGCTCCTCCCCCACCACAAGCCAGAACTAATCCTGGATCTACAGCAGTTCAGCGGACACCGTAAGTTTCCTTTTAAACTTATTTCCTCTGCCATGATGTAGGTGTGGTttgactgtttgtttttttgcataTTTGTCTGAGTGCAGGATTGcacagaaatggctgatctACTGGCTGATTTTCATGAGGCTTGTTGCAGGCTTGGTGTAGCGTGGTGGCCCAAGGAAGAACCTACACAATTGTTGGGGTGGCTCAATGAAATTTAGTTTTTCATAATGTTGCAACTTGCAAGATCTTGGCCAAGGTCTGTGCCCACCGAGTGGCTGCCCTTCTAATGTTAATGTGTTCTGCTTTCATTGGTGGCCTTATTACTATTTGTTAACCAGACACTCAGAACCATGGTGGAGCCACATTTGGCTTCTATGcggttcagctctggaaccaactccCAGATAACATAAAATATGCCCCAACTGCCACCAGTTTCAAATCAAAACTGAAGACAAGACTGTTCTCTGTGGTTTTTCCCTAATCTGATCAAATGCCTTTAATCAGTTGCACTCTTTTATGACTTTTaattatgtattttattttttaataaaaaaatttAATTAGTTGCATTCTATGTTTTAAGACTTTTAATTATGCATTTTAGCAGATTtgattatgtgttttatgtctgTTGATATATGTATTTTAATTTTTTCCCTATCCCTCATGCTTTTATTATTGTCTGCTATTCTCTTTTTCTGAtggtgtaaagcacattgatttGTCTTGTGTATTAAGTGCGCTGTACAACTAAAACCGCCTTGCATGGCCTTGCCGTATGAAGCTTATGAGGGAAGCCCCACTGACCTCTCCTGTTTGCTGCAGGTATAAAGCAGTGTACAACTACAGACCGCAGAACAAGGATGAACTGGAACTGAAGGAGGGAGATATTTTGCAGGTGATGGAGAGGTGTGATGATGGCTGGTATGTAGGTAAGTTGATCATGAGAATGTTGACACTTGAATGCCCCCTAGTGGTTGTGACTGAACACTACATAGTGGTCAAATTCTGTTTGGGGTCTTGGAGAGGGCAAATTAACTGTGTCCTTTATTTTACAGGTACGTCAGAAAGGACACAAGCCTTTGGGACGTTTCCAGGCAACTATGTGACACCGGTGTAACCACTGGAATGTTTGACTGTTATTGGAGAAGTTTGCTTCTGAGTTGTATCCACTTTACACAGGCTCGCTTGCCACAAATGAATGCAGTGTACTTcctccccacagacacacacatggacaaaatAAGTTTgatttggcaaacacacacacacacacacacacacacacacacacttctactctAATTTCCTGACTCAGCATTGATCTGCATGCACACCTTCATGTCCAGACCACAGATGCACGAACAATGTAACCACAAAATGTCCAGAGAGCAATTCCATCACTGTTGTCACTTTTctcagcatgtgtgtgggaCTCACAACACTCCTCAGAAATGGACACTGCAACATGGGGTTGGGCACTTGGACTTGATGCAGGTTAAACTACATAGGTTTCACTATATACATAGGACAATTGAACTCCAAGCTAGTTGTTTACACATAAATAATTGGTTGTTCCTGCAAAGCCCATCACCCAGGTCTGCATGGTCTGAACCGTCACCAGTGTCAGTGACATCATCACACGGCGCCTTCTTCAGCACAGACCTGCACATGATGTTCTTTAGGTCTAAAGCAGCCCTGTCAAAAGATGTCTTGCACTTTGATTTCAGATTTGTAACAGCATCGTGGATGACCAGAAGATGGTGACAAGAAAGCGACACTAAATATGCCTGGACCGCTTTATGGCTTTTGCGTTATCAACAGATTCTAATGCCTTACGATCGGATTCCACAAGTATTCTGTGTTGTATTCCTCTTTTTGTGTTGTATGAACAGGCTTCTTCATATCCCAGTAACTCACCATGCAGCATTTGACAGAGCTTGAAAGTTAACAATATACAACATATAGAAAAGCTTTTTTCTAaacgtattttttttttttatcaatattGCGAATATGGCCAAAAAATCATGAGCATGATCTCCGATATGTGTCctatttttgttttgtggagGACTGAAGTGGAAACATGAATAactacaacagcaacaacaacgaCAGCTTTATCAATTCAGCAAAATGTTTTCAGTGTTGAACGTGTGGAGGTGTCTGAAGATTCTTTACACCTCTGTGCCAATTCACCACACCTTAAAAGCCCTTATATCCTCTAAAAAGCTTACAGCTTTGTAAAAGCTTTGTAAAAGTTTACAGAGTGCTTTATGTAGTGTAACTAACAAATGCAAAAATTATCACAAAATATGTCCTCATGTGGACACGACTCACTCCATATTTGTTCATAGAATGTTTCTCTGTGCCTGTATTGAGTGGATGCTGATTGCTTAAACCCAGTACTTTGTTGCAATTGTGAGCTGAGCAACCATTTAAATTTAAACCATCTGTAACCAAGCACAATAGCCAACTTTGGAACCAACTAATGGAAACAGTTTTTTCACCATCTGAGGCTTGTTGCTTGTTGatttaaacataggcctattaccCATCATTGTGGCTCATGATATTATGATGTGTCTTGTACAAAAGACAAACTAGGTAACCTAACACCAGAGATTTGAGAACCACAAAGATCAAATATGAAAAAATTTAgccaaaattaattttacaaatTCGCTTATGTCTAAAATTGTATAAAAGGCTTCAATTAAATATATCTGCTAAAATGAAAAAAGCAATCAATGCTGCAGTGATTTGATATACAAGTTGGTATTAATGGACCATGTCATGGTCAAAAGCATTTGTTTGGAAAACACATGTTGAAACTGTCTCAGTGGCATGCAATAAACTAGCCACCGTCAAAGATTGTATCACTCAGTGCATATTTAGACTGTGCCTTAAGGAGATGTCCAGCCCTGAAGTGCTGCCCTTCCTATTAGGTATAATGACTAGCCACCTTTGACACATTTAACTTCTATGATTACAGTCATTACAACTTTTACTTAAGAAAATAATTTTAAATTCCTTTCCTAGAAGTACAAGTATAGAATAATATGATTGATTTTTATACAATGGTTGCACAGGTTCATATTTTATTAAGTGAAAAGCCTGGTTTGTAAATAAAAGCTGTCGTGTCTGTTGTACTGGTTTGCTTCACCTTTGCTCTTGTAATCTGACCAGTAAGACAATGTACAGATTTTTAACTGTAATAAAATTGCaaaataatatattttcttGACAGCACAATGCATTTCAATGTAAGGTACTCACATGTTTGCAAATTattcaaataaacaaatgaaacaaaaatatttgtcaaCAACATGTAGGCTATTCATTTCAATAAGCCTAAGTCAGAGagtccatagactgtaggctCAATTCCCGCTGTTAGCGTCTAATTGGGTTATGTATAATAACACAGGAAATATGTGATCGTTTTTGTAAGTGAATGCTTAATTTAGGCAGTTTTGTAAATTAATGCTTAATTAGGTAGTTTTAGGCAGTTTTGTGAGTTTTGgatttgtccactagatggtggTCTAAACGGACCTTCGATTCCTCAGTCTTGAATTAATGTCTCAATTAACTCCAACCCCTTGTCGGACACGCCCCATACCATTTCGCCTGCCCATCCTGGGCTTTATTTTGATAGCAACACGTGGCAAGTGATCTCATGTATTCAGGGGGAGTGTTCACAGGTGATTTTACATCATAGCAGAGCACCACTTGTTTAAGACCAATATAGTTTTGGAGCGGTCTCGCTGCTTCTGTTTGGATGACAAAGATCTCTTGACATTCATTAGTCAGTAGCATAGACAAAAGCACTAACATCGATAACGGATTTCGGGTTGACACTCTGCTGATGACTTCTGACATTTTTCTGCTGTAAAAAATATTTTCTAACTCCTTTCAGCACATTCTTTTATTTTGGCGCTCGCGTAATTTGACGCAAGGTGCCGTGGAACGAGCCGCAGACCACAGGTGTAAATTTACGAGGGGTTAATTAGTCTGCGAGGTGTGATCAACTGCTGCTCTTGCGTCGGTGAGTATTTCTAATCTTTTCTTTTGAACTAATTCCTTGGAAGTTGTGGCTTAGTTAGTTGACAATGACATTTATGTCGAGAATGATCGATTTGTTGTTggaaccaaacaaacaaatgtcttGTCAATGATCAGGCATTTGAGACGGAAAGATTTCTCGGAAGCATGGCTACCTGTCACCGGAGAGAAGTGATAGGCAGTGAGTGATATTTCCCTTCAAAGGCTCTTGCACTTAAGTTTAAGAGTATTAAGTGTCCATAAGCAATATATTTAGTCGTCTAGGTTGATGATTTAAATTGATTCCAGCATCCCGACAAATGTTTTGAAACATTAGACTTGCGCAATATGAACAAACTTTTTCCTACTCTTCCGcggttttttctctctctgaagtATCCGAGAATAACCGTTATTCAAAATAAactttgtaggctactgcctgtcAAATGGAAGTTTTGTTTGCGCGTTTAAGACGTTCTCAAGGTTTGCATAGCTGTATAAAGAAGGCAGACGGCTGAGAGTCTTGAATTGGTAATAATCGCGCGTTCCTGTCCTGTTGAAAGGTGTGTGAAGATATGTTTATGAACAAAACTAAACTCtgttatgaaaaaaaaattgatatTTACAGAGTGTACAGTGATCTAGTAAATGTCAAAGTGTGGGTAACACATTGGAATGTGCATCATCAGTAGGTCactttaatttttattttattttttttggggggggggggggggttgtgataCGATGAAGGATAGGAAAAAACTAGCCAGTGAaactgatggtggtggtggtggtagttaGGGCATGTCATTCATGCTCTAAACACCCATAGGAGTGGTAGGGTACTGGGTGGGGATTTGGCACTAATAAGAAACAGTTAGCCTTGAACAATCAACTCAAAAAATGAAGGTAATATTAGTTAATTTGTCACAAATACATTTTCAGGATTATGCAGATGAAAAGGAGACTGGTTTCATGTCtgatgtgtactgtacatgacaCAGCATATGTACTGTAAAcatttaattttatttcaaCAGCCTTGGGGAGGTTTTAGCCTGTACAAATAAATGGTCAACATGCCATTCAGCTGTAGCACAGTGATTAATTGGCACTTTTTCCAATGGGTGGGAAAGAGCTGGAGAGGTTTCCCAGTGCTCACGTGCCCCTATTGAAGTGCCCCCACCCCCGTGACTGGCATTTCAGCGCTGTACCTTCTGTTTGTGTGCCACTGCCTTTCATagctctgcaccccccccccccccccccccccccctttgcaattgtgtgtgtttcctgatgCCCCCTCTGCTATGCTGATTGCGCAGCCGAGAATGTACTGGCTTCAGACAGAACACTCTGCTTCTCTGTTGTCGGTATCAGGCCACTGAAAGCTTTTCTATCTTTGTGATTCTAGATGGCTTCTAAATCGTCATTGTAAAGTACATCAAAATGTTAGGGGATGGACTTTTCTGGTTGTTTGCTGTTGCCCTTGTGGTCCTATGATCTTTTTGattcgttgttgttgttgttgttgtttgttttccttaaTAGCACCACCACAAACAAGTTATGTTTCATCTCCCAAATTGATGCTAGCACATAATGGAATCTGCTGGTAGGGGCTGTGGCTTTGGAGAGAAAGTTTTGAAGTGCTGTTCTTTGCTGTGCAATACAACCTTTGTGAGTCTTGTCTGTTTTtctgctgtgtgtctgttgtttctGCTACAGGAAGTGGCAGACTCCGATACAATCTGTGGGCAGTCTA includes the following:
- the sorbs3 gene encoding vinexin isoform X3, whose protein sequence is MQPQRQVEVHNHLNGSRIVFSDDGQPRTRPQQQLLTAPDLTQEVVVISPGLPTPPLSPFRMVQPPSSQEKVAEVNGSNYPPRSFGSYYGPTQIGMMSNGQSGGSSTLPRRSATREERLIKFSGIGPVDETGMPIASRSSVNKPKDWYRSMFRQIHKRPEDEMEYWSAERSQQPPTATSETVTVDWPADGKDIFTLDPYGSLPDWSDELEVGEKHPKPKSIFDFEPGQSNTRNTSGNSSQLQVQRTPEKPRSPSIEATLVSELNRFEAELDSDIRGLERKLSQKQHQPRRRGWGEGERSNTSGNTPAPGREQDDSWPGAIHSGTKVVAPINHSSVPATAPPRATVPGSFYARGRVSPAPEAMDFPPKREEKKMKAGRAKFNFQAQSPKELPLQKGDVVYIHRQVDANWYEGEHHGRAGIFPTSYVEIIPPSEKPTPIKSPTVQVLEYGEAVALYNFTADLPVELSFKKGEVICVTRQVDDQWLEGRIPGTSRSGIFPLNYVQVNKMPRTKTSDEFPTSPASPTFPEPRSPGRPLHSPCPRSPLSPSPFTLDSQLSPHKPSSPSPHGAASTQSRSPLSPTQTANAKQAANHWPHASPGSASPTLLNSHWSGTPPTAHSPVDREVRSPLSTSNHMPSSPQGPGLNVGNKPGYSTQPNSHKIAPPPPQARTNPGSTAVQRTPYKAVYNYRPQNKDELELKEGDILQVMERCDDGWYVDL
- the sorbs3 gene encoding vinexin isoform X1; this translates as MQPQRQVEVHNHLNGSRIVFSDDGQPRTRPQQQLLTAPDLTQEVVVISPGLPTPPLSPFRMVQPPSSQEKVAEVNGSNYPPRSFGSYYGPTQIGMMSNGQSGGSSTLPRRSATREERLIKFSGIGPVDETGMPIASRSSVNKPKDWYRSMFRQIHKRPEDEMEYWSAERSQQPPTATSETVTVDWPADGKDIFTLDPYGSLPDWSDELEVGEKHPKPKSIFDFEPGQSNTRNTSGNSSQLQVQRTPEKPRSPSIEATLVSELNRFEAELDSDIRGLERKLSQKQHQPRRRGWGEGERSNTSGNTPAPGREQDDSWPGAIHSGTKVVAPINHSSVPATAPPRATVPGSFYARGRVSPAPEAMDFPPKREEKKMKAGRAKFNFQAQSPKELPLQKGDVVYIHRQVDANWYEGEHHGRAGIFPTSYVEIIPPSEKPTPIKSPTVQVLEYGEAVALYNFTADLPVELSFKKGEVICVTRQVDDQWLEGRIPGTSRSGIFPLNYVQVNKMPRTKTSDEFPTSPASPTFPEPRSPGRPLHSPCPRSPLSPSPFTLDSQLSPHKPSSPSPHGAASTQSRSPLSPTQTANAKQAANHWPHASPGSASPTLLNSHWSGTPPTAHSPVDREVRSPLSTSNHMPSSPQGPGLNVGNKPGYSTQPNSHKIAPPPPQARTNPGSTAVQRTPYKAVYNYRPQNKDELELKEGDILQVMERCDDGWYVGTSERTQAFGTFPGNYVTPV
- the sorbs3 gene encoding vinexin isoform X2; this encodes MQPQVEVHNHLNGSRIVFSDDGQPRTRPQQQLLTAPDLTQEVVVISPGLPTPPLSPFRMVQPPSSQEKVAEVNGSNYPPRSFGSYYGPTQIGMMSNGQSGGSSTLPRRSATREERLIKFSGIGPVDETGMPIASRSSVNKPKDWYRSMFRQIHKRPEDEMEYWSAERSQQPPTATSETVTVDWPADGKDIFTLDPYGSLPDWSDELEVGEKHPKPKSIFDFEPGQSNTRNTSGNSSQLQVQRTPEKPRSPSIEATLVSELNRFEAELDSDIRGLERKLSQKQHQPRRRGWGEGERSNTSGNTPAPGREQDDSWPGAIHSGTKVVAPINHSSVPATAPPRATVPGSFYARGRVSPAPEAMDFPPKREEKKMKAGRAKFNFQAQSPKELPLQKGDVVYIHRQVDANWYEGEHHGRAGIFPTSYVEIIPPSEKPTPIKSPTVQVLEYGEAVALYNFTADLPVELSFKKGEVICVTRQVDDQWLEGRIPGTSRSGIFPLNYVQVNKMPRTKTSDEFPTSPASPTFPEPRSPGRPLHSPCPRSPLSPSPFTLDSQLSPHKPSSPSPHGAASTQSRSPLSPTQTANAKQAANHWPHASPGSASPTLLNSHWSGTPPTAHSPVDREVRSPLSTSNHMPSSPQGPGLNVGNKPGYSTQPNSHKIAPPPPQARTNPGSTAVQRTPYKAVYNYRPQNKDELELKEGDILQVMERCDDGWYVGTSERTQAFGTFPGNYVTPV